The Urbifossiella limnaea genome has a window encoding:
- a CDS encoding PVC-type heme-binding CxxCH protein has translation MRRFLPAVVVLLTAAAPASAQKEFGFDNRKASGQPYLSPDETAARMKVLPEFEAKLFAGEPQLANPIAFTIDEKGRVWCVECFEYPSKAGKRTPRDRIVILEDTDGDGRADKRTVFCEGKDFPVTDERKKAGLGAFDMASGIEVGHGGVFVGAPPYLWFIENKNDKPGKFDVLLSGFGSQDTHETLNTFQWGPDGWLYGLHGVFTQSNVKAADGPEVRMNAAVWRYHPTRKTFEIFSEGTSNPWGMDWRNTDGQFILACCVIPHLYHMVPGGTYKRQAGASFNPHAFGQINEISDHTFHKKSGWAHAGLISLDVPHMPEKYRNSVVFGSIHGCSFKQNVLKANGSSFVASEGDDFLVSGDKNFRPINMRWGPNGDIYVIDWHDQNPCHQAKAEDWDYERGRVYRIQLRGTQTKKADDLGSKSSAELAKSVLASTNPWEYRTALRLLQERPDAKEVTAAQDTLRMRVLPGDGAAVRAAWLSDATRNAPDHFNHPNPVVRSWSIRLHDGTGAVRFADRAGQEANPVVRREWASFAARRMDANKEDGLAIIRNLMKRAEDANDPQIPHLLWLAYEKTIGKREGAASPADAELAWLAEQAPTNILVRDQIVPRVMRRLVATGHPDDLDRCVRFVASLRDVNSREKALDGLAVGLAGRTAVPPPSWARLLAEIALDNNPRHVPLVNKLAVSFRDPAAIRRALDTAKDAAKDVATRAEAVRQLGTLRPPEAAPLLLELVKGAEPVPLRAEAARALAGFDNPKLPDDLLAGWKGYPREVRADVVTTLASRKEGAKALLGGMSGGKVDRAAVTDNTILRIQAFNDRELNALIEKAWGRTRPTPVELNATIDKTRASFVDEQASFARGRAVFEANCAKCHKFDGKGAEVGPPLEGAARDIEYILTNVIDPNRVIGAPYFLRTARLLDGTVSQGVLHAEDEKSVTLKLEQGVLKTIAKADLDGPLQTVERSLMPEGLGYNMTPQDFRDLVRYLMANPFLTSATVNGTAARVGVDGRIPLPDTKGAPAVVEARVTAPENLKLTLLVGASSDFEVRIDGKAAGVGKGSGERVRPDEVAIEVTLAPGEHTVTIAARAGGGAVYARFADPDRKLRYPDAGEKK, from the coding sequence CGCGCGGATGAAGGTGCTCCCCGAGTTCGAGGCCAAGCTGTTCGCCGGCGAGCCGCAACTCGCCAACCCCATCGCCTTCACCATCGACGAGAAGGGCCGCGTCTGGTGCGTCGAGTGCTTCGAGTACCCGTCGAAGGCCGGCAAGCGCACCCCGCGCGACCGCATCGTCATCCTCGAAGACACCGACGGCGACGGCCGCGCCGACAAGCGCACCGTCTTCTGCGAAGGCAAGGACTTCCCCGTGACCGACGAGCGGAAGAAGGCCGGGCTCGGCGCGTTCGACATGGCGAGCGGCATCGAGGTCGGCCACGGCGGCGTGTTCGTCGGGGCACCGCCGTACCTGTGGTTCATCGAGAACAAGAACGACAAGCCCGGCAAGTTCGACGTGCTGCTGAGCGGCTTCGGCAGCCAGGACACGCACGAGACGCTGAACACCTTCCAGTGGGGGCCGGACGGCTGGCTGTACGGCCTGCACGGCGTCTTCACCCAGAGCAACGTGAAGGCCGCCGACGGCCCCGAGGTGCGGATGAACGCCGCCGTCTGGCGTTACCACCCGACGCGCAAGACGTTCGAAATCTTCAGCGAGGGCACGTCAAACCCGTGGGGCATGGACTGGCGCAACACCGACGGGCAGTTTATCCTGGCGTGCTGCGTGATCCCGCACCTGTACCACATGGTGCCGGGCGGCACGTACAAGCGGCAGGCGGGGGCGAGCTTCAACCCGCACGCCTTCGGCCAGATCAATGAGATCTCGGACCACACGTTCCACAAGAAGAGCGGCTGGGCGCACGCCGGCCTCATCTCGCTGGACGTGCCGCACATGCCGGAAAAGTACCGCAACAGCGTCGTGTTCGGCAGCATCCACGGGTGCAGTTTCAAGCAGAACGTGTTGAAGGCGAACGGCAGCAGCTTCGTGGCGTCGGAGGGCGACGACTTCCTGGTGAGCGGCGACAAGAACTTCCGGCCGATTAACATGCGGTGGGGTCCGAACGGCGACATCTATGTGATCGACTGGCACGACCAGAACCCGTGTCACCAGGCGAAGGCCGAGGACTGGGACTACGAGCGCGGCCGTGTCTACCGCATCCAGCTCAGGGGGACGCAGACGAAGAAGGCCGACGATCTGGGGAGCAAGTCGAGCGCGGAACTCGCGAAGTCGGTGCTCGCAAGTACGAACCCTTGGGAGTATCGAACCGCACTTCGGCTGCTCCAAGAAAGGCCCGACGCGAAGGAGGTGACGGCTGCCCAGGACACCTTGCGGATGAGGGTACTGCCGGGAGACGGGGCTGCTGTCAGGGCCGCGTGGCTCTCCGACGCGACACGTAACGCACCAGACCATTTCAACCACCCGAACCCTGTTGTCCGTAGCTGGTCGATCCGGCTCCACGACGGGACGGGGGCGGTTCGCTTCGCCGACCGCGCCGGCCAGGAGGCGAATCCGGTCGTTCGGCGGGAGTGGGCGTCGTTCGCGGCCCGGCGGATGGACGCCAACAAGGAGGACGGGCTTGCGATCATTCGCAACCTGATGAAGCGAGCCGAGGACGCGAACGACCCGCAGATTCCGCACCTACTGTGGCTCGCCTACGAGAAGACCATTGGCAAGCGCGAGGGGGCCGCGTCGCCGGCCGACGCCGAGTTGGCGTGGCTCGCCGAGCAGGCGCCGACCAACATCCTCGTGCGCGACCAGATCGTCCCGCGCGTCATGCGCCGCCTCGTCGCCACCGGGCATCCCGACGACCTGGATCGCTGCGTCCGCTTCGTCGCGTCGCTGCGCGACGTGAACAGCCGCGAGAAGGCGCTCGACGGGCTCGCCGTCGGGCTCGCCGGCCGAACTGCGGTCCCCCCGCCGTCGTGGGCCAGGCTGCTCGCCGAAATCGCTCTCGACAACAACCCGAGGCACGTCCCGCTGGTGAACAAGCTGGCCGTCAGCTTTCGCGACCCTGCCGCGATCCGCCGCGCGCTCGACACCGCCAAGGACGCCGCGAAGGACGTTGCCACCCGCGCCGAGGCCGTCCGCCAGCTCGGTACGCTGCGGCCGCCCGAGGCCGCGCCGCTGCTGCTGGAGCTGGTGAAGGGCGCCGAACCCGTGCCGCTCCGCGCCGAGGCCGCGCGGGCGCTCGCCGGCTTCGACAACCCCAAGCTCCCCGACGACCTGCTCGCCGGCTGGAAGGGGTACCCGCGAGAGGTGCGGGCCGACGTGGTGACGACGCTGGCGAGCCGCAAGGAGGGGGCGAAGGCGCTGCTCGGGGGCATGTCCGGCGGGAAGGTGGACCGCGCTGCCGTGACCGACAACACCATCCTCCGCATCCAGGCGTTCAACGACCGCGAGCTGAACGCCCTCATCGAGAAGGCGTGGGGCCGCACCCGGCCGACGCCCGTCGAGCTGAACGCCACCATCGACAAGACGCGCGCGTCGTTCGTCGACGAACAGGCGTCGTTCGCCCGCGGCCGGGCGGTGTTCGAGGCCAACTGCGCGAAGTGCCACAAGTTCGACGGCAAGGGTGCCGAGGTGGGGCCGCCGCTGGAGGGCGCCGCCCGCGACATCGAGTACATCCTCACGAACGTGATCGACCCCAACCGCGTCATCGGCGCCCCGTACTTCCTGCGCACGGCCCGGCTACTCGACGGCACCGTGTCCCAGGGCGTGCTGCACGCCGAGGACGAGAAGTCGGTGACGCTGAAGCTCGAACAGGGCGTGCTGAAGACCATCGCCAAGGCGGACCTGGACGGCCCGTTGCAGACGGTGGAGCGGTCGCTGATGCCGGAGGGGCTGGGGTACAACATGACCCCGCAGGACTTCCGCGACCTCGTCCGCTACCTGATGGCGAATCCGTTCCTGACGAGCGCGACGGTGAACGGCACCGCGGCGCGCGTGGGCGTGGACGGCCGCATTCCACTGCCGGACACGAAGGGTGCGCCCGCCGTCGTGGAGGCCCGCGTGACAGCACCCGAGAACCTGAAGCTGACGTTGCTGGTCGGCGCGAGTTCCGACTTCGAGGTGCGCATCGACGGCAAGGCCGCCGGCGTCGGAAAGGGGAGCGGCGAGCGGGTGCGGCCGGACGAGGTGGCGATCGAGGTGACGCTGGCGCCCGGCGAGCACACGGTGACGATCGCGGCGCGGGCGGGCGGCGGCGCGGTGTACGCGCGCTTCGCGGACCCGGACCGGAAGCTGCGCTACCCGGACGCGGGCGAGAAGAAGTAG